Proteins from one Rosa chinensis cultivar Old Blush chromosome 7, RchiOBHm-V2, whole genome shotgun sequence genomic window:
- the LOC112176921 gene encoding cysteine-rich receptor-like protein kinase 10, giving the protein MAEVILLFLSVVTLLSFPTTKAVYIYHSCPNTTVFTPNSTFQSNLNHLLSTLSSNATRTGFYNATSGRTPNDTVYGLFLCRGDVTTTACKSCVTTATSEVVQRCPVEREVVIWYNDCMLRYSNKSFFSVASESPKMFAWNTQNVSIEPNRFSQVLANLTEVATAAANSGEKFATREVNFTGLISLYSLEQCTQDLSSSDCNWCLVRAIAELPTCCSRKIGGRVLYPSCNVRYEVYPFYNSTSALAPAPGARPLSPPSSVTKGKSKLSAMVIPSILAPVALSVLVVVVARCFICKLKRAKRQLNEAENDMTTVESLQFDLGTVEAATKKFSADNMLGEGGFGQVFKGTLDNGQEIAVKRLSKSSGQGVREFKNEVLLVAKLQHRNLVKLLGFCLEGEETLLVYEYVPNKSLDYFLFEAKKREQLDWSRRCTIIGGIARGILYLHEDSRLRVIHRDLKASNILLDANMNPKISDFGMARMFGVDDQTQGNTRRIVGTYGYMAPEYAMEGLYSVKSDVFSFGILLLEILTGRKNILGFHPTNSAPTLLSFAWQLWNEGKVLELMDPMLKDSCNPNEFLRCIHIGLLCIQEDAKNRPTMSSVVLMLKSESISLSKPERPAFFTGRSINDHCHTLGDLPSFSVNALTISDDIPR; this is encoded by the exons ATGGCAGAAGtgatccttctcttcctttcAGTGGTCACCCTGCTAAGCTTTCCGACTACAAAAGCCGTCTACATCTACCATAGCTGCCCCAACACCACCGTCTTCACCCCAAACTCCACCTTCCAGTCCAACCTCAACCACCTCCTCTCCACTCTCTCCTCCAACGCCACACGCACTGGCTTCTACAACGCCACCTCCGGCCGTACCCCTAACGACACCGTCTACGGCCTCTTCCTCTGCCGTGGTGACGTCACCACCACCGCTTGCAAGTCCTGCGTGACCACCGCAACCTCCGAGGTCGTGCAGCGCTGCCCGGTCGAGAGAGAGGTTGTGATATGGTACAATGACTGCATGCTACGCTACTCCAACAAGTCCTTCTTCTCTGTCGCCTCCGAGTCGCCGAAAATGTTCGCGTGGAACACCCAAAACGTCAGCATCGAACCGAACCGGTTTAGCCAGGTTTTGGCGAACTTGACGGAGGTTGCCACGGCGGCCGCGAACAGCGGCGAAAAGTTCGCGACGAGAGAGGTGAACTTCACGGGGTTGATTAGCTTGTACAGTTTGGAGCAGTGCACGCAGGACTTGTCTAGTTCTGATTGCAATTGGTGTCTTGTACGAGCCATAGCGGAGTTGCCAACTTGCTGCAGCCGGAAGATAGGAGGACGAGTTCTGTATCCGAGTTGTAATGTTAGGTATGAAGTTTATCCCTTTTATAACTCGACGTCAGCACTGGCGCCGGCGCCAGGGGCTCGGCCTCTTTCTCCGCCAAGCTCAGTGACGAAAG GAAAAAGTAAACTGTCAGCCATGGTCATTCCTAGCATTCTTGCTCCCGTTGCTCTCTCTGTGCTAGTTGTGGTTGTGGCCAGATGTTTCATTTGCAAATTAAAAAGAGCCAAACGACAACTAAATGAAG cCGAAAATGATATGACAACTGTTGAATCCTTGCAATTTGACTTGGGAACTGTCGAAGCTGCCACAAAAAAGTTTTCTGCCGATAACATGTTAGGTGAAGGCGGATTTGGTCAAGTTTTCAAG GGAACACTTGATAATGGACAAGAAATAGCTGTGAAGAGGCTGTCAAAAAGCTCTGGACAAGGTGTACGAGAGTTTAAGAACGAGGTTTTGTTGGTAGCAAAGCTTCAACACAGGAATCTTGTaaagcttctagggttttgcttGGAAGGAGAAGAAACACTACTTGTCTATGAATATGTGCCCAACAAAAGTCTTGATTATTTTCTATTTG AAgccaaaaagagagaacaactGGATTGGTCAAGACGCTGCACCATAATAGGAGGAATCGCTCGAGGAATCCTCTATCTTCATGAAGATTCTAGGCTTCGAGTTATACATCGTGATTTGAAAGCTAGCAATATCTTGTTGGATGCCAATATGAAtccaaaaatttcagattttggaatGGCAAGAATGTTTGGAGTTGATGATCAAACACAAGGAAACACACGGAGAATTGTCGGCACATA TGGTTACATGGCTCCAGAATATGCTATGGAGGGATTGTATTCTGTAAAATCTGATGTCTTCAGCTTCggaatactcttacttgagatCCTAACGGGAAGAAAGAACATTTTAGGCTTTCATCCCACAAATTCTGCACCAACTCTTCTCAGTTTT GCTTGGCAATTATGGAATGAAGGGAAAGTGTTGGAGTTGATGGATCCAATGCTGAAAGATTCCTGCAATCCAAATGAGTTCTTGAGATGCATCCACATTGGATTATTGTGTATTCAAGAAGACGCAAAAAATAGGCCAACCATGTCATCGGTTGTTCTAATGTTAAAGAGTGAAAGTATCAGCCTTTCCAAGCCTGAGCGACCTGCCTTCTTTACAGGAAGATCTATCAATGATCACTGCCATACATTAGGGGATTTACCTAGTTTCTCTGTCAATGCTTTGACAATTTCTGATGATATCCCACGCTGA